The Urbifossiella limnaea nucleotide sequence GCCGGGCAGCCGTTCTTCGTGATGGAGTTGGTGAAGGGCGTGCCGCTCACCGAGTACTGCGACCAGAAGCGGCTCACGGTCGATGCCCGCTTGCAGTTGTTCGTCTCCGTGTGCCAGGCGGTGCAGCACGCGCACCAGAAGGGGATCATCCACCGCGACCTGAAGCCCGGCAACGTGCTGGTGACCGAGGTGGACGGCCGGCCGACGCCGAAGGTCATCGACTTCGGCGTGGCCAAGGCGACCGAGCTGAAGCTCACGGACCTGAGCTTCGCGGACACCAGGCGATCGTCGGCACGCCGGCGTACATGTCCCCGGAGCAGGCCGACCCGTCGTCGATGGACATCGACACCCGGACCGACGTGTACGCCCTCGGGGTCATGCTGTACGAGTTGCTGGTCGGGTCGCCGCCGATCGACGCCAGGCAGTTCAAGCGGGGGGCGATCCTGGAAATGCTGCGGCTGGTGCGGGAGGTCGAGCCGCCCCGGCCGAGCACGAAACTGAGCACGGCCGACGACCTGCCGAACATCGCGGCCAACCGGAGCATCGAGCCGGCCAAACTCGCCAGGTCCCTGCAAGGGGAGTTGGACTGGGTGGTGATGAAGGCGCTGGAGAAGGACCGCGCTCGCCGGTACGACACGGCCAACGGGCTGGCCCGTGACCTCCAACGCTACCTGGCGGATGAGGTGGTCGAAGCCCGCCCGCCGAGCCGCGGCTACCGGCTGAAGAAGTTCGTCAAGCGGAACAAGGGGCAGGTGATTGCCGGGATTGCTGTGGCCGTGGCGTTGGTGGTCGGCGTCGTGGCCGTGGTCACGGTACAGGTCCGGGCCAACCGCGAACTCGCCGCCAAGAATGCCGAATTGGCTAAGGAGCAGGCGAAAGTCGAGGCACGGAACAAGGAACTGGCGGAGGAGCAGGCCAAAGTCGAGGCACGGAACCAGGAACTGGCCAAGGAGCAGGCGAAGGTCGAGGCACGGAACAAGGAATTGGCCGCCGAGCAGGTCAAGGTGCAAGCCCGGTTCGATATGGCGGTCAAGGCGATCGAGACATTTCACACCGGCGTCAGCGCGGACGCGCTGCTCAAGAACGCCGAGTTCAAAAACCTGCGGACGAAGTTGCTGAAGGAAGCGGCTAGGTTTTACGGCGATCTGGAGAAATTGCTGGCCGGGCAGACGGATGCCAAGTCGCGGCAGACACTGGCGGCGGGGTACTTCCAACTCGCCGAGTTGACTGCGAAGATCGGTGACGTCAATGAGGCGGTGGCCGTGCACCGCAAGGCGCTCGCTCTGCGCCGGGAACTGGCGGCGGCGCCCGGTGCGAATGTCGAGACCCGGCTGGATGTCGCCGGCAGTCTGGAGAGGTTAGCGTGGCTTCTGCGCCAAACGGGCGACCCGGCGGGGGCGCTTCGGGCGTACGAAGAGGTTCGTGACATCGCGGCGGCTCTGGAAGCGCAATCCCCCACCGACGCGATCAGCAGAGTGCTCGGATCGGGTTACAACGGCATCGGAATCGTGCATTTTGAGTCTGGGCAGCCGACGAAGGCCTTGGAAGCGTACGGTCGAGCCGTCGCTATTCAGCAACGGTTGGCCGACACTAACCCGAGAAGCCCGCCGGATCACACTTTGGCCACCAACCTCAACAACATTGGCGCTGTGTTGACAAATACGGGCAAGTGGACAGAGGCCCTTCAGGCGCACAGCAAGGCCCTGACCATTCGGCAGAAGCTGGCCGACGCCAACCCCACGGACGCCCTGCATCAAAACGAACTGGCCATCAGTCACTTCAACATTGGCGAAGTGCTATCTCAGACGGGCAAGCCGATGGAGGCATTGGAAGCAGCCCGCCAAGCCCAGGCGATCTGGCAAAAGCTGGCGTATGCCAACCCGGCTGTGAACGAATACCAAGGCCATCTGGCCAAAAGCCACAATGCCATGGGATGGATGCTGACACGAACGGGGAATTCGAAGGAGGCCAGGCAGGCGTACGAAGACGCTCGGGACATCCAAAAAAGACTGGCCGACGCCAACCCCTCCGTCACGCAGTTTCACAAAGATCTGGCCTTCACCCTCAACAACCTCGGCGCCCTACTGGAGAGCGGGAAACCGGCGGAGGCGCTGGAGGCGTATGGTCAGGCCCTCGCCATCCGGCAGAAGCTCGCCGACGCCAATCCGGGCATCCCTCGGTTCAAGGACGACCTGGCCATCAGCCACCACAATGTTGGCGTCGCGCTCACGAAGACAGGGCGACACGCAGAGGGACTGAAGGCGTACGAGGAGGCACTTGCCATCTGGCAGAAGCTGGCCGACGCCAACCCTGCCGTCACCGACTTCCGGAAGCACACCGCCCTCTGCCGCAAGAACATCGGCGAACTCCATTCGCAGACGGGGAAGCCTGCGGAGGCCCTCGCATCGTACGAGCAGGCGCGGGCCATTTACCAGAAGCTGGCCGACGCCAACCCGGCAGCAACCGAGTACCGAGGCGAATTGGCCCGATGCCATTCTTCGATGGGCGTCGTGCTGTCACAGATGGGCAAACCGGCTGACGCCCTCACGGCGAACAAGCAGGCCCGGTCCATTTACCAAAAGCTGGCCGATGATCAGCCAGCCGTGGCAACATTCCAGGACGGCCTGCGTCGCACCCACAACAACATCGGCGCACTGCTGACAAATACAGGAAAGCCGGCGGAGGCGCTGGAAGCCTACCGCCGGGCGCTGACGATCGCGGAGAAACTTGCGGACGCCGAACCAACCTCCACGGGGCGGAAGGCGAACCTGGCCTGGGTTCAGAACAACATCGGCCGGGCCCTGGACCGCCAGAAGCGCTGGGCCGAGGCGTTCACCGCCCTCGACGCAGGCCTTGCGATTCACCAGCAGTTGGCCGAGTCGGACCCCGCCAACAAATCGTACAGCCGGGCACTCGGCTGGAGTCACGGGTTCCGCGGCGGGGCCCGGGTCCGCGCCGGGCAACCGGCCGAAGCCGCCGCCGACCTGCGGAAGGCCCTCGAACAGTGGGCCAGGCTGACAAGCGTAGACATCGAGACCCAGGTCGAGCAAGCCCGAGCGCTGGCGCTCCTGGCCGGACTGGGCGGGGATGCGAAGTCCGGCGTGACGGCGGCCGAGGCGACGGCGTTCGCCGATCAATCCGTCGCTGCTCTCGCGGCCGTCGTCCAGACCGGCTGGGCCCTTCCCAGCGAACTGAAGGAGCCGGACTTCGACGCGGTGCGCGGCCGGATAGACTTCCGGCGACTGTTCGCGGAAGTCGAAGCGAAGGTCCGGAAGTCACCCGAGACGGCCCCGCCCCCGCGAGAGAAGAAGTGACCGGCGGGGCATCCGGGGACGGGAGGCACGATCCCACGGGGGCGGCCGGGGCGTGCGTCGATGAGAGCCAGAACATGGCGGTGTTCCGGCTCGCCCTGACCGAGGACGAGCAGCGGGTGGTGAACGCGGAACGGGACTCCCACCCGGACGCCCACGTCCGTCGGAAGATGCTCGTCGCGTGGCTCTTGCGCTGTGGCCTGACGCGGGCGAAAGCCGCCGAGATCGCCGGCCTCAGCCGTCCGACCGTCCAGCGGTACGTCGCGGCCGTCCGCACCGGCGGACTGGACGGACTGCGGTGGTGGGGCGTCCGGGGTCCGGTCGGCGACCTCGTCGCTCACACCACCGCCATCCGCGAGGCACTCACCGCCCGACCCGTGCGGACGGCAGCCGAAGCCACGGAGCAACTCGAACACCGGACCGGGCTCAAGCGGCAACCGACCCAGGTCCGGACGTTTCTGAAGGCGGAACCGGGGTTCGGCTGGCGACGCACCCGCGTGATCCCGTGCCCGCCCAAGACGGACCTGCCCGACCACATCCGGGAGTAGAAGCAGTACCGGGAGACCCGGTTGCAGCGGTCGCGGTAGGGACGGCCCTTTCGGGCCGCCCCCCGCACAGATCCGGACGAGCGGAATTACCGCATCCGGCTCTTACCTCGGGTGCTTGGCGTCGAACCGCACGTTCGGATAGGGATGCTGGATCTTGGGTCGCGGAACGAAGAAGGCAATCAGCGGGCGGAACCGCTCCCAGTTCATTCGGCCCTTCTGGCCTCGGCGTCGTAACGCCTGAAGCCAGTGTCGGACCGCCTGTTCCCGGAACGCGGCCAGACTCGCCATGTTGCCCGGGACGGCATGGTAGGCGAAGTACCCCCGCACCACCCGGCCCAACCACTGGCCTTGCCGACCGAGGGGAGCGTGGCGGTGCTTCCGCAACGTCTCGCCGACCTCCGTCAGCTTGGCTCGTAGTCGCTTCTTCGCCGTCGTCCGTCGCACGATGAACCCCTCCTTCCCGTGCTTCCGCACCCAGCGGTGCGTGAAACCCAGGAAGTCGAACGATTCCCGCCGCCCTTCCCCCCGCTCCCATCGCCGCCAAGCCGCGAGCCGGCTGAACTCGATGAGCCGCGTCTTCTCGGGGTGCAGGCGAAGGCCGAACGTCTCCAACCGTTCCCGGAGTTCGCCCAGGAACTGTTCGGCCTCGTGACGATGCTGAAACCCCAGGACGAAATCGTCCGCGTATCGGACGATGAGGACATCGCCCTTCGCGTTCCTCTTCCGCCACTGGTTGACCCACAGGTCCAGAACGTAGTGCAGGTACACGTTCGCGAGGAATGGTGAAATCACCGAACCCTGCGGCGTTCCGACCTCCGTCTTGGTCCACTG carries:
- a CDS encoding tetratricopeptide repeat protein, with protein sequence MDIDTRTDVYALGVMLYELLVGSPPIDARQFKRGAILEMLRLVREVEPPRPSTKLSTADDLPNIAANRSIEPAKLARSLQGELDWVVMKALEKDRARRYDTANGLARDLQRYLADEVVEARPPSRGYRLKKFVKRNKGQVIAGIAVAVALVVGVVAVVTVQVRANRELAAKNAELAKEQAKVEARNKELAEEQAKVEARNQELAKEQAKVEARNKELAAEQVKVQARFDMAVKAIETFHTGVSADALLKNAEFKNLRTKLLKEAARFYGDLEKLLAGQTDAKSRQTLAAGYFQLAELTAKIGDVNEAVAVHRKALALRRELAAAPGANVETRLDVAGSLERLAWLLRQTGDPAGALRAYEEVRDIAAALEAQSPTDAISRVLGSGYNGIGIVHFESGQPTKALEAYGRAVAIQQRLADTNPRSPPDHTLATNLNNIGAVLTNTGKWTEALQAHSKALTIRQKLADANPTDALHQNELAISHFNIGEVLSQTGKPMEALEAARQAQAIWQKLAYANPAVNEYQGHLAKSHNAMGWMLTRTGNSKEARQAYEDARDIQKRLADANPSVTQFHKDLAFTLNNLGALLESGKPAEALEAYGQALAIRQKLADANPGIPRFKDDLAISHHNVGVALTKTGRHAEGLKAYEEALAIWQKLADANPAVTDFRKHTALCRKNIGELHSQTGKPAEALASYEQARAIYQKLADANPAATEYRGELARCHSSMGVVLSQMGKPADALTANKQARSIYQKLADDQPAVATFQDGLRRTHNNIGALLTNTGKPAEALEAYRRALTIAEKLADAEPTSTGRKANLAWVQNNIGRALDRQKRWAEAFTALDAGLAIHQQLAESDPANKSYSRALGWSHGFRGGARVRAGQPAEAAADLRKALEQWARLTSVDIETQVEQARALALLAGLGGDAKSGVTAAEATAFADQSVAALAAVVQTGWALPSELKEPDFDAVRGRIDFRRLFAEVEAKVRKSPETAPPPREKK
- a CDS encoding helix-turn-helix domain-containing protein; translated protein: MAVFRLALTEDEQRVVNAERDSHPDAHVRRKMLVAWLLRCGLTRAKAAEIAGLSRPTVQRYVAAVRTGGLDGLRWWGVRGPVGDLVAHTTAIREALTARPVRTAAEATEQLEHRTGLKRQPTQVRTFLKAEPGFGWRRTRVIPCPPKTDLPDHIRE